Genomic DNA from Filimonas effusa:
CTCAATACCCTGGATCCCGGCAATTTTGTTGCTTTCGGGAGGTAGCCCCGCTGAATGGCATTGATCACCTGGTGGGCTATCTGCATATAGACAGCCGTAGCCGACTCCCTGTCGAGGAGGATAAAACTAAGGTAAGGAACTTCAACCGGACTACCCATAAACTAAAAACTGGCACAGTTACATGATCCGGCAAGATAATAGTTTTGGTTAAAAATAAGAGAGATGCAGGACCTATTAAGTAAAATCGTTGGAGATGACGAGCTGCACGCCAGGTGGTTAAACACGCTTTCATTTATGGAAAATGCGGGCGCCCGAAAGATCTCGGCATGCGAGGCTACGGAGGAAGTGAGCCTTATGCAGCTAAAACATGCCGCCGAGGAGCATCGCCATGCTTATTACCTTAAAAAGCAGATAAGCAAGCTGTCTGACCAGCTTTGTGCTACCTACCGGCCGCAGGAGCTGCTTGCCGCCTATGCCACCCGGCGGTACTTACACCGACTGGATGTGCAGGTGTGCCGTTATCTTAAACAAAGATTAGGATTGAGCGGTCAGTTGCTTAAAGATGCAGCGTACCTGCTGGTTACCTATGCCATAGAAGTTCGTGCGGATGCTTTATACCCGGAATACCAGCAGGTGCTTAGTGAAGCCGGACATAAGGTGACAGTAAAATCGATTATCCTGGAAGAGGAAGGGCACCTGGAAGAAATGCTGGCCCAGTTACGCTTGTTTTCGGACATATGGGAACAACACGCCTCCATAGCGCAGCAACTGGAACAGGCGTTGTTTACCGAATGGTGGCTTGCTGTGACACAGGAAACAGAACACCCTTCCTATGCATGAACATCTCACCTTCATGTCGCAATTGCTCCTTAACCGGGTTGAACGGGGTAACCAGAGAAAACTGAAGGCGAACGATTGCCGCATTGACTTTTTCTCGAATGATTACCTGGGTTTTGCGGGAGACCCGGCATTTCAGCAGTTGATATGGGAAAACGTTAAGAGGTGTCCGGCACAATTAACAGGCAGTACCGGATCGAGGTTAATCAGTGGCACTTCCCGAGCAACATCAGAGACAGAGGCATCGATAGCCCGTGAACATGGCGTTGAAAGCGCCCTGCTTTTTACTTCGGGTTATACTGCAAACCTGTCGTTGTTTTCAAGCCTGGCTCAGCGCGGGGATACTATACTGGTGGATGAATATATACACCGTTCCGTGCACGATGGCTGTATGCTTTCCATGGCGCAAAAATGGAAGTTTCAGCATAATGATCTTTGCCATTTAGAAACGTTATTAAAGAAAGCCAAGGGGAAATGCCTCGTAGCGGTAGAAAGCCTTTATTCGATGGAAGGAGATTTTGCTCCATTAAAAGAACTGGTTTCAATTACTGAGCGCTATGGAGCCGCATTGATCATAGATGAGGCGCATGCCTTCGGAGTTTGGGGTTATGGCCTGGCAACTCAGCATCAATTGCAGAACCGGGTGCTTGCTACTGTAGTTACTTACGGTAAAGCAATGGGATTACATGGAGCGGCTATATTAACTCAACAGCTCACCAAAGACTACCTCGTTAACTATGCAGCTCCCTTTATTTACACCACAGCACCTGGCGACCTGGCAGCAGTGAGTATAAGCCTGGGATATGATCATTTGAAGCAAAATACAACAGCCAGCGCCTGCTTACAGGAAATAATTAAACAATTCCGGAACGCTGCTTTGACAACTAAGTCTATGGCTGGCAGTCCTATCCAGGTAATAGAACATTATTCACTGCAACAACTGGAAGAATTACAGACAGCATTGGCCGCTGAAGGAATGGCGACCTACCTGGTAAAAGCGCCATCTGTTAAAGCGGGTTCTGAACGCATACGCGTTTGCCTGCATGCCTTTAACAGTGAAAGAGAAGTAGCGCTGCTGACCAGTATCATAAAACATTACCTGTAAGGTTACTCCTATTAACGCCAATAAAAAGATGAAAGAAGCTTTAAAACTATTTGTAAGCGGCATAGGAACTGGTGTAGGCAAAACCATTTGCGCCGCTATTTTGACGGAAGCGTTTGAGGCTGATTACTGGAAGCCTGTGCAGGCCGGGGATCTGGATCGGTCTGACAGTATGCGGGTTCAAGCGCTGGTGAGTGAAGACCGTATTATTCACGAGGAGCGTTATCGTCTTTCGCTGCCGGCATCTCCCCATAAGGCAGCCCGTATAGAAAATTTACAACTACAGCCAAGCGAATGGCAATTACCGGCAACCCATCGTCCACTTATTGTAGAAGGTGCAGGCGGCTTGCTGGTTCCCTTAAACGACCATTATTTTATGCTTGACCTCATAAGCCAATGGCAACTTCCTGTGGCGCTGGTTGCGCGTGATTATCTCGGATGCATTAATCATACGTTGTTATCTATTGCGCTACTTAGCGCGAGGCATATTTGTATGCCGCTATTTATATTCAACGGTTGTTTTGATGCAGATGCCAAACGCGTTATAAGTCTTCAGCTCTCACCGGGAACCAAGGTATTAGAGATACCGGATATAGAAAACATTGATCGTGCAGCCATTCAGCAGCTCGTAAAAACACTCCACCTATTTTAAGATCATGACAAAAAGAAATGAACCCAGAACAAACTGGACAAAAGAAGAAGTAAGTTCAATTTATCATCAGCCCTTACTGGAACTGGTATTCCAGGCAGCAACCGTTCACCGGCAGTGGCATGACGCTTCTTCGATACAGGTAAGCACCCTGTTATCTGTAAAAACGGGTGGTTGCCCGGAAGACTGTTCTTATTGCGGGCAGGCTGCGCGCTATCATACCGACATCAAGGTGCAGGCCTTATTGCCTACAGAAACGGTGCTTTCACATGCCAGGCAGGCCAAAGATGCCGGGGCGCAAAGGTTCTGCATGGCGGCTGCCTGGCGGGAAGTACGGGATAACCGCGATTTTGACCGCATACTCGAGATGGTAAAGGGAGTGAATGAAATGGGATTACAAGTATGCTGTACGCTGGGCATGCTAACAGAAGAGCAGGCGCAGCGTCTTCGTGAGGCAGGTTTATACGCCTATAATCATAACCTGGACACTTCATCGGAGTACTATGAAGCAATCATTTCAACCCGACAATTCGACCAACGGATGAATACGCTGGATAATGTACGAAAAGCAGGTTTATCGGTATGTTCGGGCGGCATTATAGGATTAGGAGAAACAGACGAAGACAGGATATCGTTACTGCTAACGCTGGCTACCCTGCCCGAGCACCCCGAATCGGTACCCGTGAATGCGCTGGTAAGAGTAAAAGGAACACCACTGGAAGCGCAGCCTAAAGTAAGCGTATGGGAAATGGTTCGTATGATAGCCACCGCACGTATCATCATGCCTGCCTCCATGGTAAGGTTAAGTGCGGGGAGAATAGAAATGACCGAAGCGGAGCAGGCATGGTGCTTTATGGCCGGCGCCAATTCTATTTTTACAGGCGAACGGAAAACACTTTTGGTTACGCCTAATCCTGCTATATCGGAAGATATGGAAATGTTTATGCGACTGGGATTAAATGCAGCCGTTGCCCAAACAAAAACATCATGCGAACAAGCAGTTTAGCAGCCAGGGACGAGCGGGTAAACTGGCATCCTTACACGCAAATGAAAACAGCCTCGCCTGTTATACCGATAGTACGCGGGGAGGGCACCTATTTGTTTGACGAGCAGGGGAAACGTTATATAGATGCTATTTCATCGTGGTGGGTAACACTGCACGGTCATGCGCATCCGTATATTGCCAGCCAGGTATCCAAACAACTACATACGCTTGAACATGTGATATTTGCGGGTTTTACCCACAGGCCTGCAATAGAGTTATCCGAGCGGCTATTGTCATTGTTACCGGGTAACCAGCGTAGAATATTTTACTCCGACAATGGGTCTACGGCTGTAGAGGTAGCCTTAAAAATGAGCATCCAGTATCATTTTAACAATGGCGCCAGGAAGTTGAAGGTGCTGGCTTTGAGAGACGCTTATCATGGTGATACATTCGGGGCTATGTCGGTAAGCGGGCGCAGCCGGTGGACGGTGCCTTTTAATGATCTGCTATTCGAGGTGGTATTTATCGACAGACCTTCTGTCACCAACCTGGCAGCCATAAAACAGGTAATAGATGTTTACGCGGAAGCGGTGGCCTGTTTCATTTATGAGCCACTGGTGCAGGGAGCCGGCGGCATGTTAATGTATGAAGCCGATGTACTTAGCCAGCTTATGCTTTATTGCCGGCAAAAGGGAATATTACTGATCCAGGATGAAGTTTTTACAGGATTTGGACGTACGGGTCAATTATTTGCCGCCAATCATTTAACTGAGCAGCCTGATATCATGTGCTTTTCGAAAGGGTTAACCGGAGGTACTATGGCTATGGGAGTTACCAGTTGTTCGGAAATGCTATATGAGGCGTTCTATTCAAGCGACCGTTACAAGACCTTATTTCACGGGCATTCTTTCACGGCTAATCCATTGGCCTGTGCGGCTGCACTGGCCAGCCTCGACCTACTGGTTAACGAGAGTACACAAGATAATATTCACCGGATATGCCGGCAGCATGCTCATTTTATCGAGCGCATACGGCAGCATCAAGGAATTGGTGTTACCCGACAATGTGGCACTATCGTGGCTTTAGAGCCGAAGGAGAGCGAGGGTACGGGTTATTTTTACAAAGACCAGCAGCGTTTATACCATCAATTCCTTTCTAATGGCGTATTGCTGCGCCCGCTGGGGAGTGTAGTTTATATTGTACCGCCCTACTGCATCAGTCCTGAAGACCTGGATCTTGTTTATGAGGTTATTGAAACAGTCATCACGCAATAAGCGAGAGAGGATGGCTCATAAATAAAATCAGCCGC
This window encodes:
- a CDS encoding aminotransferase class I/II-fold pyridoxal phosphate-dependent enzyme → MHEHLTFMSQLLLNRVERGNQRKLKANDCRIDFFSNDYLGFAGDPAFQQLIWENVKRCPAQLTGSTGSRLISGTSRATSETEASIAREHGVESALLFTSGYTANLSLFSSLAQRGDTILVDEYIHRSVHDGCMLSMAQKWKFQHNDLCHLETLLKKAKGKCLVAVESLYSMEGDFAPLKELVSITERYGAALIIDEAHAFGVWGYGLATQHQLQNRVLATVVTYGKAMGLHGAAILTQQLTKDYLVNYAAPFIYTTAPGDLAAVSISLGYDHLKQNTTASACLQEIIKQFRNAALTTKSMAGSPIQVIEHYSLQQLEELQTALAAEGMATYLVKAPSVKAGSERIRVCLHAFNSEREVALLTSIIKHYL
- the bioD gene encoding dethiobiotin synthase, producing MKEALKLFVSGIGTGVGKTICAAILTEAFEADYWKPVQAGDLDRSDSMRVQALVSEDRIIHEERYRLSLPASPHKAARIENLQLQPSEWQLPATHRPLIVEGAGGLLVPLNDHYFMLDLISQWQLPVALVARDYLGCINHTLLSIALLSARHICMPLFIFNGCFDADAKRVISLQLSPGTKVLEIPDIENIDRAAIQQLVKTLHLF
- the bioB gene encoding biotin synthase BioB, with the protein product MTKRNEPRTNWTKEEVSSIYHQPLLELVFQAATVHRQWHDASSIQVSTLLSVKTGGCPEDCSYCGQAARYHTDIKVQALLPTETVLSHARQAKDAGAQRFCMAAAWREVRDNRDFDRILEMVKGVNEMGLQVCCTLGMLTEEQAQRLREAGLYAYNHNLDTSSEYYEAIISTRQFDQRMNTLDNVRKAGLSVCSGGIIGLGETDEDRISLLLTLATLPEHPESVPVNALVRVKGTPLEAQPKVSVWEMVRMIATARIIMPASMVRLSAGRIEMTEAEQAWCFMAGANSIFTGERKTLLVTPNPAISEDMEMFMRLGLNAAVAQTKTSCEQAV
- the bioA gene encoding adenosylmethionine--8-amino-7-oxononanoate transaminase — encoded protein: MRTSSLAARDERVNWHPYTQMKTASPVIPIVRGEGTYLFDEQGKRYIDAISSWWVTLHGHAHPYIASQVSKQLHTLEHVIFAGFTHRPAIELSERLLSLLPGNQRRIFYSDNGSTAVEVALKMSIQYHFNNGARKLKVLALRDAYHGDTFGAMSVSGRSRWTVPFNDLLFEVVFIDRPSVTNLAAIKQVIDVYAEAVACFIYEPLVQGAGGMLMYEADVLSQLMLYCRQKGILLIQDEVFTGFGRTGQLFAANHLTEQPDIMCFSKGLTGGTMAMGVTSCSEMLYEAFYSSDRYKTLFHGHSFTANPLACAAALASLDLLVNESTQDNIHRICRQHAHFIERIRQHQGIGVTRQCGTIVALEPKESEGTGYFYKDQQRLYHQFLSNGVLLRPLGSVVYIVPPYCISPEDLDLVYEVIETVITQ